The nucleotide sequence CACAGGCCCAGCAGCGAATAGGAGCGGGATGACATAGAGGGGCGAAAAGACAAGCTACTGCGGTATTGCCGGCCTGCCGGCCACACCACAACGCAGCAAAGCTAGTGTAATCGGGCATTACATGTAGCATAGGCTTTAGCCTGTGCTGGCTTCAGCTCCAACTCGCTTTCCAAAAAGGAAGAACTATAGAGTGGACTGTGAAAATCTGTAGGCTGGTGGCATTCCGCCTTTTGCACGGGGCGGGCAGGCGGAAGTCTGGCACCGGCGGAAGCCTATGCTACATTCCTTGTAATTTCGCGGCCCATCCTCTATTCCCGGCCTGTATCAAACGCTTTTTCGGAAATATCAGCTTCGTGGTGCTGCTCAACCTGCTGGTGAAGCCGGGCTGGGTGATGGTGGAAAGCCTGGTGCAGGACCGACTGGGCCACGCGGCGTTCGGCACGTTCACGGCGTTGTTCACGCTGGCCACCATCCTGGCGCAGGTATCCGACCTGGGTACCACCCAGCTCACCACCAAGCGCGTCGCCGCCAACCCCGACTTCCTCACCGAGTACTTCCCGACGCTGCTGCCCCTGAAGGGCTGGCTGTCGGGGCTGTTTCTGTTGGTTACGCTGGGTATCGGGTGGCTGCTGGGCTACCGCGGCCATACGCTCACGCTGCTCGGCCTCACGGCGGGCGGTCTGCTGTTGGCGCAGTACACGCTGTTTCTGCGGGGCGTGCTGCAGGCCCATCAGCGCTTCAACACCGATGCACTACTGTCGGTGCTGGAAAAGCTGCTGCTGCTGGGGCTGGTGCTGCTGCTGGTGCCCATCGGCATTTCCCTGGACCGCTACGTGGGCGCCCGCACGCTGGCCGTGGGCTTCACGTTTGTGGTGCTCTACGGCGTCATTGCGCGGCTCTACGGGCGGGTGCGGTTCCGGCTGCAGGTGGGCCAGGCCCGCACCGTGCTCAAAGCCAGTCTGCCGCTGGCCTTCATTACGCTGGTATATGGGCTGAATGAGCGGATTGACATGCTGATGCTGGAACGGCTGGTGTCGGCGCAGGAGGCCAGCTACTACGCCGCCTCCTACCGCTGGCTGGACACCATGATGATGTACCTCTGGACGGTGCTGCCGCTGTTCTTCGCCAAGTTCGCCCACGCCACCGGCCGGCCCGAGGAGCAGAAGGACCTGCTCTGGTTCGGGCAGCGCGTGGTCACGGTGCCCATGCTGCTGATCTGCGGCTTTGTGCTATTTCGGGGCGAAATCCTGTTCTGGCAGTTCACGCACAGCACGCCGCCGGAAGTGGCCCGCATGGCGCTCTGCCTCAAGATTCTGTTCGTGAGTGTGCTGGTGCACGCCTTCTTCGCCATCTACAGCACTCTGCTCACCAGCACCAACCACGAGCGGCCGGTGAGCTGGCTGGTGGGCCTGAGCATCGTCCTGAACGTGGGCCTGAACCTGGTGCTGCTACCGCGCCTGGGGGCGGTGGCTGGCGCCATCAACACGCTGGTGTGCGCCGTATTTGTGTCGGTGGGCTACCTGTGGCTGGTGCATCGGCGCACGGGCGTGCCGGTGCCGTGGGCGTGGCTGGCGCGGCTGGCGCTGGCCTTCGGGCTGCTGTGCGCCGTGTGGGCGGGCCTGCAAATGGGCCTGCAGCTGCACTGGCTGTTAGAGTCGGTGCTGGCCGGCCTGAGCTTCGTGGCCATCCTGTTCCTGACCCGCATCGTGCGCGTAGCCGAGCTGCGGCAGTTGCTGGGGAGGTGAGGTGGTGGGCTGGTGGATTTGTATACAGTCTGTCATCCTGAGCCTGCGAAGGACCTTCTCACGCCAGCACATAATTGATAAAAGGAGCTTTTTGCTGAGGTTTGCTTGGGTTGAATCGAAGTCCGCTGAGTCGTTCCAGACTGATAAGGTCCTTCGCAAGCTCAGGATGACAGCTACCTTTGTCACCCCACCAACCCACCAAATCATCACCCCACCACCTTGCACATCGCCGTAAACACCCGCTTTCTGTTGCCCGGCGGCCAGCTGGAGGGCATTGGGCGCTTCACGTTCGAGACGTTGAAGCAGCTGGTGGCGGCGCACCCGGAGCACACGTTTCACCTGCTGTTTGACCGCGCCTTTGATGCGCGGTACCTGACGGGCCCCAACGTGGTGCCGCACGTGCTGCTGCCGTCGGCGCGGCACCCGTTTCTGTGGGTGGCGTGGTTTGAGGGGGCCGTGGCGCTGTGGCTGCGGCGGCACCGGCCGGCCGTGTTCCTCAGCCCCGACGGCTACACCACCCTGGCTACCCGCGTACCCCGCGTGACGGTGTTCCATGATCTGGCCTTCGAGCATTTTCCCGAGCACATGAGCGGGCTGGAGCATCGGTACTATCAGTTTTTCGCGCCCCGCTTTGCCCGGGCTTCGGCGCAGCTGGTAGCAGTGTCGGAGGCGACGCGGCAGGATCTGGTGCGCACGTATGGTGTGGCGCCCGGCAAAACCCGGGTGGCCGGCAACGCGGCCGATGCGCACTTCCAGCCCCAGCCACCGGCCGTGCAGACCGCTACGCGGGAGCGGTACGCGGCTGGCAAACCCTACTTCCTGTTTGTGGGCGCCCTGCACCCGCGCAAAAACCTGACGAATCTGCTGCGCGCCTTCGACGCGTTCAAGCAGCGCACCGGCGCCGCCACCAAGCTGCTCATCGTGGGCCGCACGGCCTGGAAAGCGGGCCCCATGTTCGACGTGTACCAGCAGCTGCAGTTTCGCCACGACGTGCACCTGACCGGCCGCGTGACCGAAGAAGAGCTGGTGCAACTCTACGCCGCCGCCCACGCCACCGTCTACGTGCCCCTGCTCGAAGGCTTCGGCATTCCCATCATCGAGGCCCAGGCCTGCGCCTCGCCAGTTCTGACCTCCGACTGCAGCTCCATGCCCGAAGTAGCCGGCGGCGCGGCCCTGCTCGCCGATCCGCACGATGCTGGCGCCATCACCAACGCGCTGGTGCGCCTGCATCAGGAGCCCGCGCTACGTGCCTCGCTAATAGAAAAAGGCCTGCAGAACGTGCAGCGCTACTCCTGGCAGCACAGCGCCGAAGTGCTGTGGGAGGCGGTACTGGCGGCGGTGAAAGAATGAGGATGCAGCATGGTGTAGAGACTTGTATTCGCGTCTCGTCGTTGAACGACCGTAGCCGCGCCGTCCGTTTAAACAACATCACCAACGATAAGACGCGAATACGCGTCTCTACACCGCCCCAAGCCTACAACGTCACCGTTCCCGATTGAAAACCATGCGTGTCCACCGCCTCCCCGAAATCATGCAACGCTGGCTGCCGCACACTGAGTGGCGTGGGCCGGTGCGGGCGGGGGAGAAGCCGCTCTACCTCACTTTCGACGACGGCCCTATTCCGGAGGAAACGCCCTTCGTGCTGGAGCAGCTGGCTCGGCACAACGCCCGCGCCACGTTCTTCTGCGTCGGCGACAACATAGAAAAGCACCCCGACATTGCCCGGCAGGTGCTGGCCGCCGGCCACCGCCTCGCCAACCACACCTTCCACCACGTGAGTGGCT is from Hymenobacter yonginensis and encodes:
- a CDS encoding oligosaccharide flippase family protein; translation: MVLLNLLVKPGWVMVESLVQDRLGHAAFGTFTALFTLATILAQVSDLGTTQLTTKRVAANPDFLTEYFPTLLPLKGWLSGLFLLVTLGIGWLLGYRGHTLTLLGLTAGGLLLAQYTLFLRGVLQAHQRFNTDALLSVLEKLLLLGLVLLLVPIGISLDRYVGARTLAVGFTFVVLYGVIARLYGRVRFRLQVGQARTVLKASLPLAFITLVYGLNERIDMLMLERLVSAQEASYYAASYRWLDTMMMYLWTVLPLFFAKFAHATGRPEEQKDLLWFGQRVVTVPMLLICGFVLFRGEILFWQFTHSTPPEVARMALCLKILFVSVLVHAFFAIYSTLLTSTNHERPVSWLVGLSIVLNVGLNLVLLPRLGAVAGAINTLVCAVFVSVGYLWLVHRRTGVPVPWAWLARLALAFGLLCAVWAGLQMGLQLHWLLESVLAGLSFVAILFLTRIVRVAELRQLLGR
- a CDS encoding glycosyltransferase family 4 protein, with the translated sequence MHIAVNTRFLLPGGQLEGIGRFTFETLKQLVAAHPEHTFHLLFDRAFDARYLTGPNVVPHVLLPSARHPFLWVAWFEGAVALWLRRHRPAVFLSPDGYTTLATRVPRVTVFHDLAFEHFPEHMSGLEHRYYQFFAPRFARASAQLVAVSEATRQDLVRTYGVAPGKTRVAGNAADAHFQPQPPAVQTATRERYAAGKPYFLFVGALHPRKNLTNLLRAFDAFKQRTGAATKLLIVGRTAWKAGPMFDVYQQLQFRHDVHLTGRVTEEELVQLYAAAHATVYVPLLEGFGIPIIEAQACASPVLTSDCSSMPEVAGGAALLADPHDAGAITNALVRLHQEPALRASLIEKGLQNVQRYSWQHSAEVLWEAVLAAVKE